A single Pseudomonas putida DNA region contains:
- the ggt gene encoding gamma-glutamyltransferase encodes MRIVPFQYLALAAAILSCSSTYAATLEGGAVAAPDQYGAQVAADILKKGGNAVDAAVATAFTLAVTYPEAGNIGGGGFMTLFVDGKPYFLDYREVAPKAATRNMYLDDKGEVIENLSLVGVRAAGVPGTVMGLWEAHQKFGKLPWSELLTPAIGYAKNGFKVAEKQYQYRNDAQGMFKTATNFNDYFGNMKVGELFKQPEMAQTLERIADKGVSEFYQGKTADLLVAQMQADKGLITKDDLKDYKAVWREPMALSWRGNVVYTAPPPSSGGVALAQLLGIKEDRAADFKGVAHNSAQYIHLLAEIEKRVFADRADYLGDPAFTKVPVDQLVAKDYLAKRAAQVNPNAISETDKVKPGLEPHQTTHFSIVDKQGNAVSNTYTLNLDYGSGVVVKGAGFLLNDEMDDFSAKPGAANAFGVVGGDANAIEPGKRMLSSMSPSLMTRDGKVELVIGTPGGSRIFTSIFQVMNNLYDYGMPLEKAVAAQRVHHQLLPKDTIYFDSYAPLTGPVADELKKMGYVLEDQGWEMGDIQAIRVNGAQLETASDPRGRGVGMIVK; translated from the coding sequence ATGCGTATTGTCCCGTTCCAGTACCTGGCTCTGGCAGCCGCGATCCTGAGCTGTTCCTCGACTTACGCCGCCACGTTGGAAGGTGGCGCTGTAGCTGCGCCCGATCAATATGGTGCACAGGTAGCCGCCGACATTCTCAAGAAGGGCGGCAACGCCGTGGATGCTGCTGTAGCGACGGCGTTCACCCTGGCTGTGACCTACCCCGAGGCGGGCAACATCGGTGGCGGTGGCTTCATGACCCTGTTCGTCGACGGCAAACCGTACTTCCTCGACTACCGCGAAGTGGCGCCCAAGGCCGCCACGCGCAACATGTACCTGGACGACAAGGGCGAGGTGATCGAAAACCTGAGCCTGGTCGGCGTGCGTGCTGCGGGTGTGCCCGGTACGGTGATGGGCCTGTGGGAGGCCCACCAGAAGTTCGGCAAGCTGCCCTGGAGCGAGCTGCTGACTCCGGCCATCGGCTATGCGAAGAACGGCTTCAAGGTCGCCGAAAAGCAGTACCAGTACCGCAACGACGCCCAGGGCATGTTCAAGACGGCGACCAACTTCAACGATTACTTCGGCAACATGAAAGTCGGTGAGCTGTTCAAGCAGCCGGAAATGGCCCAGACCCTCGAGCGCATCGCCGACAAAGGCGTGAGCGAGTTCTACCAGGGCAAGACTGCCGACCTGCTGGTGGCGCAGATGCAGGCCGACAAGGGCCTGATCACCAAGGACGACCTCAAGGACTACAAGGCGGTGTGGCGCGAGCCGATGGCCCTGAGCTGGCGCGGTAACGTGGTCTACACCGCGCCACCGCCAAGCTCCGGCGGTGTGGCCTTGGCCCAGCTGCTGGGCATCAAGGAAGACCGCGCGGCGGACTTCAAGGGCGTGGCGCACAACTCGGCGCAGTACATCCACCTGCTGGCGGAGATCGAGAAGCGAGTGTTCGCCGACCGCGCCGACTACCTCGGTGACCCGGCCTTCACCAAGGTGCCGGTCGACCAGCTGGTTGCCAAGGACTACCTGGCCAAGCGTGCCGCGCAGGTCAACCCGAATGCCATTTCCGAGACTGACAAGGTCAAGCCAGGGCTGGAACCGCACCAGACCACGCACTTCTCGATCGTCGACAAGCAGGGCAACGCGGTCAGCAACACCTACACCCTCAACCTCGATTACGGCAGCGGCGTGGTGGTCAAGGGGGCAGGCTTCCTGCTCAACGACGAGATGGACGACTTCAGCGCCAAACCGGGCGCAGCGAATGCCTTTGGCGTGGTCGGTGGCGACGCCAACGCCATCGAACCGGGCAAGCGCATGCTGTCATCCATGAGCCCGAGCCTGATGACCCGCGACGGCAAGGTCGAGCTGGTGATCGGCACCCCGGGCGGATCGCGGATCTTTACCTCGATCTTCCAGGTGATGAACAACCTGTACGACTACGGCATGCCGCTGGAGAAGGCCGTGGCTGCGCAGCGTGTGCACCATCAATTGTTGCCAAAGGACACCATCTATTTCGACAGCTATGCGCCGCTGACCGGGCCTGTGGCTGATGAGCTTAAGAAGATGGGTTATGTGCTGGAGGACCAGGGTTGGGAGATGGGCGATATCCAGGCGATTCGGGTCAATGGGGCGCAGCTTGAGACCGCTTCGGATCCGCGTGGGCGTGGGGTGGGGATGATCGTCAAGTAA
- a CDS encoding methyl-accepting chemotaxis protein, translated as MNSWFANISVNLKLGLGFGLVLFLTGLLALTGWTSLGSLIDRSNWMGDIGQLNKDLTDLRVARLQYMIANGDDAAAANTQAKLDAFSKQQEYLVSTFTSPANVVLLKELGQTISEYKVSLNKMRAGYKSSLAARDAMNVSAAKADDAMETLSQDVMSRPEADSVRLAQYQLISKARQQLLQVRVDVRGYIADNSTSNEQAALRQLDSSLADIDSLKRQLPAEAPHVQQFEQAVLAYRDAVRQFRDAVAAINVARAEMTVEGADIVKRSDALYKIQIDRRDVESAQARSLQTIATLLALLAGVIAAVVITRQITRPLRETLQAVERIAAGDLTHDLRVTRRDEIGVLQQGIARMGTTLRDLISGIRDGVTQIASAAEELSAVTEQTSAGANSQKVETDQVATAMHEMAATVQEVARNAEQASHAATGADDEARAGDRVVGEAISQIERLAEEVHRSTEAMNLLQQESQKIGSVMDVIKSVAEQTNLLALNAAIEAARAGEAGRGFAVVADEVRGLAQRTQKSTEEIEELVASLQHGTQQVANAMQGSRTLTDSSVELARKAGTSLENITSTVSSIQSMNQQIAAAAEQQSAVAEEISRSILNVRDVSEQTAAASDETAASSVELARLGGHLQTLVSQFRV; from the coding sequence ATGAACAGCTGGTTCGCCAACATCAGCGTCAACCTCAAACTCGGCCTGGGCTTCGGCCTGGTGCTGTTTCTAACCGGCCTGCTGGCCCTGACCGGCTGGACCAGCCTGGGCAGCCTGATCGACCGCAGCAACTGGATGGGCGACATCGGCCAGCTCAACAAGGACCTGACCGACCTGCGCGTGGCGCGCCTGCAATACATGATCGCCAACGGCGATGATGCCGCCGCCGCCAACACACAGGCCAAGCTCGACGCCTTCAGCAAGCAGCAGGAATACCTGGTCAGCACCTTCACCAGCCCGGCCAACGTCGTGCTGCTCAAGGAGCTGGGGCAGACCATCAGCGAGTACAAGGTGTCGCTGAACAAGATGCGCGCCGGTTACAAGAGTTCGCTGGCCGCCCGCGATGCGATGAACGTGTCGGCGGCCAAGGCCGATGACGCCATGGAAACGCTCAGCCAGGACGTCATGTCCCGCCCCGAGGCTGACAGCGTGCGCCTGGCCCAGTACCAACTGATCAGCAAGGCGCGCCAACAACTGTTGCAGGTGCGCGTCGATGTGCGCGGTTACATTGCCGACAACAGCACCAGCAACGAGCAGGCCGCCCTGCGTCAGCTGGACAGTTCGCTGGCCGATATCGACAGTCTCAAGCGCCAGCTACCAGCCGAAGCGCCCCATGTGCAGCAGTTCGAACAAGCGGTATTGGCCTACCGCGATGCCGTGCGCCAGTTCCGCGACGCGGTCGCTGCCATTAACGTTGCCCGTGCGGAAATGACTGTGGAGGGTGCCGACATCGTCAAGCGCAGCGACGCGCTGTACAAGATCCAGATTGACCGCCGTGATGTCGAAAGCGCCCAGGCACGCAGCCTGCAAACTATCGCCACACTGTTGGCGCTGCTGGCTGGCGTGATCGCCGCGGTTGTCATCACCCGCCAGATCACCCGCCCACTGCGCGAGACCTTGCAAGCTGTCGAACGCATCGCCGCTGGCGACCTGACCCACGACCTGCGCGTCACCCGCCGCGACGAGATTGGTGTACTGCAACAAGGCATCGCGCGCATGGGCACCACCCTGCGCGACCTGATCAGCGGCATCCGTGACGGCGTCACCCAGATCGCCAGTGCCGCCGAAGAGCTGTCGGCGGTGACCGAGCAGACCAGCGCTGGCGCCAACAGCCAGAAGGTCGAGACCGACCAGGTGGCCACCGCCATGCACGAAATGGCCGCCACCGTTCAGGAAGTGGCGCGCAACGCTGAGCAAGCGTCGCACGCGGCCACCGGTGCCGACGACGAGGCCCGCGCCGGAGACCGCGTAGTGGGCGAGGCGATCAGCCAGATCGAGCGCCTGGCCGAAGAAGTGCACCGTTCCACCGAGGCCATGAACCTGCTGCAGCAGGAAAGCCAGAAGATCGGCAGCGTGATGGACGTGATCAAGTCGGTAGCCGAGCAGACCAACCTGCTGGCACTGAACGCCGCGATCGAGGCGGCCCGTGCCGGTGAGGCTGGCCGTGGCTTCGCGGTAGTGGCCGATGAAGTGCGTGGCCTGGCCCAGCGCACGCAGAAGTCCACCGAAGAGATCGAAGAGCTGGTAGCCAGCCTGCAGCACGGTACCCAGCAAGTGGCCAATGCCATGCAGGGCAGCCGCACGCTGACCGACAGCAGTGTGGAGCTGGCGCGCAAGGCCGGGACCTCGCTGGAGAACATCACCAGCACGGTGTCGAGCATCCAGTCCATGAACCAGCAGATCGCTGCGGCGGCCGAGCAGCAGAGTGCGGTGGCTGAGGAGATTAGCCGCAGCATTCTGAATGTAAGGGATGTGTCGGAACAGACGGCCGCTGCCAGCGATGAGACAGCGGCGTCCAGCGTAGAGCTGGCGCGCCTGGGTGGTCACCTGCAGACGCTGGTCAGCCAGTTCCGCGTCTGA
- a CDS encoding neutral zinc metallopeptidase, with protein sequence MEWRKGRRSDNVVDARGEGGGGGGMRFGGGKGLGLGAILLIVGIGWLTGQDPLQILGQLAGQMDQQQHQAAPAGAGGKAPPANDEQAQFVASILGDTEDTWKALFAQAGKQYRDPKLVLFSGQVNSACGFASAAVGPFYCPADQRVYLDMSFFREMETRFAAAGDFAQAYVIAHEIGHHVQTLLGVSAKVDAARRSGQRMEGDNGLLVRQELQADCLAGVWAYQAQKRLNWLEPGDVEEALNAANAIGDDRLQQQGQGRVVPDSFTHGTSAQRVRWFKAGFAQGNVNSCDTFSARSL encoded by the coding sequence ATGGAATGGCGAAAAGGCCGGCGCAGCGACAATGTGGTCGATGCCCGTGGCGAAGGTGGCGGTGGCGGCGGCATGCGCTTTGGCGGCGGCAAGGGGCTGGGGCTTGGGGCGATATTGCTGATCGTCGGCATCGGGTGGCTTACCGGCCAGGACCCGCTGCAGATCCTCGGCCAGCTCGCAGGGCAGATGGACCAGCAGCAACATCAGGCAGCTCCGGCTGGAGCAGGCGGCAAGGCACCGCCGGCCAATGACGAACAGGCGCAGTTCGTCGCCTCGATCCTGGGTGACACCGAGGATACCTGGAAGGCGCTGTTCGCCCAGGCTGGCAAGCAATACCGCGATCCCAAGCTGGTGCTGTTCAGCGGCCAGGTGAACTCCGCCTGTGGGTTTGCTTCTGCGGCGGTCGGGCCGTTCTACTGCCCGGCGGACCAACGTGTCTACCTGGACATGTCGTTCTTCCGCGAGATGGAAACCCGCTTCGCCGCAGCGGGTGATTTCGCCCAGGCTTACGTGATCGCCCACGAGATCGGCCACCATGTGCAGACCTTGCTGGGTGTGTCGGCCAAGGTCGATGCCGCGCGGCGCAGTGGCCAGCGCATGGAAGGCGACAATGGCCTGCTGGTGCGCCAGGAGCTGCAGGCTGACTGCCTGGCCGGGGTGTGGGCGTATCAGGCGCAGAAGCGGCTGAACTGGCTGGAACCTGGCGATGTTGAAGAGGCGCTGAATGCGGCCAATGCCATTGGCGATGACCGGCTGCAGCAGCAAGGCCAGGGGCGCGTGGTGCCCGACTCTTTCACCCATGGCACCTCGGCGCAGCGGGTGCGCTGGTTCAAGGCCGGGTTTGCCCAGGGTAATGTGAACAGCTGCGATACCTTCAGCGCGCGTAGCCTTTGA
- the pcaH gene encoding protocatechuate 3,4-dioxygenase subunit beta: protein MPAQDNSRFVIRDRNWHPKALTPDYKTSIARSPRQALVSIPQSISETTGPDFSHLGFGAHDHDLLLNFNNGGLPIGERIIVAGRVVDQYGKPVPNTLVEMWQANAGGRYRHKNDRYLAPLDPNFGGVGRCLTDRDGYYSFRTIKPGPYPWRNGPNDWRPAHIHFAISGPSIATKLITQLYFEGDPLIPMCPIVKSIANPEAVQQLIAKLDMSNANPMDCLAYRFDIVLRGQRKTQFENC, encoded by the coding sequence ATGCCCGCCCAGGACAACAGCCGCTTCGTGATCCGTGATCGCAACTGGCACCCCAAGGCCCTGACGCCTGACTACAAGACGTCCATTGCCCGCTCGCCGCGCCAGGCACTGGTCAGCATCCCGCAGTCGATCAGCGAAACCACCGGCCCGGACTTTTCCCATCTGGGTTTTGGTGCCCACGACCATGACCTGCTGCTGAACTTCAACAACGGCGGCCTGCCGATCGGCGAGCGCATCATCGTTGCCGGCCGCGTCGTCGACCAGTACGGCAAGCCTGTGCCGAATACCTTGGTGGAGATGTGGCAAGCCAACGCCGGCGGCCGTTACCGCCACAAGAACGACCGCTACCTGGCGCCGCTGGACCCGAATTTCGGTGGCGTTGGCCGCTGCCTGACCGACCGCGACGGTTACTACAGTTTCCGCACCATCAAGCCGGGCCCATACCCATGGCGCAATGGCCCGAATGATTGGCGCCCGGCGCACATCCACTTCGCCATCAGCGGCCCGTCGATCGCCACCAAGCTGATCACCCAGCTGTATTTCGAGGGTGACCCGCTGATCCCGATGTGCCCGATCGTCAAGTCGATCGCCAACCCCGAAGCGGTGCAGCAGTTGATTGCCAAGCTCGACATGAGCAACGCCAACCCGATGGACTGCCTGGCGTACCGCTTCGACATCGTGCTGCGCGGCCAGCGCAAGACCCAATTCGAAAACTGCTGA
- the pcaG gene encoding protocatechuate 3,4-dioxygenase subunit alpha gives MPIELLPETPSQTAGPYVHIGLALEAAGNPTRDQEIWNRLAKPDAAGEHILLIGQVYDGNGHLVRDSFLELWQADAAGQYQDQYNLENAFNSFGRTATTFDAGEWTVQTVKPGVVKNAAGVPMAPHINISLFARGINIHLHTRLYFDDEAEANAKCPVLNLIEQPQRRETLIAKRCEVDGKTAYRFDIRIQGEGETVFFDF, from the coding sequence ATGCCTATCGAACTGCTGCCGGAAACCCCCTCGCAGACCGCCGGCCCCTACGTGCACATCGGCCTGGCCCTGGAAGCGGCCGGCAACCCGACCCGCGACCAGGAAATCTGGAACCGCCTGGCCAAGCCGGACGCTGCTGGCGAGCACATCCTGCTGATCGGCCAGGTGTATGACGGTAACGGCCACCTGGTTCGTGATTCGTTCCTGGAACTGTGGCAGGCGGATGCCGCTGGCCAGTATCAGGATCAATACAACTTGGAAAATGCCTTCAACAGCTTCGGCCGCACCGCTACCACCTTCGATGCCGGTGAGTGGACCGTACAAACGGTCAAGCCGGGTGTGGTGAAGAACGCTGCCGGTGTGCCGATGGCCCCGCACATCAACATCAGCCTGTTTGCCCGTGGCATCAATATCCACCTGCACACGCGTCTGTATTTCGATGATGAGGCTGAAGCCAACGCCAAGTGCCCGGTGCTCAACCTGATCGAGCAGCCGCAGCGCCGCGAAACGCTGATTGCCAAGCGTTGCGAGGTGGACGGGAAGACGGCGTATCGCTTCGATATCCGTATTCAGGGGGAAGGGGAGACGGTGTTCTTCGACTTCTGA
- the trmA gene encoding tRNA (uridine(54)-C5)-methyltransferase TrmA: MSAVFDPSAYDTQLEGKVARLRELLAPFGAPEPAVFDSPREHYRLRAEFRLWREDGQRHYAMFAPGDKHKAILIDDFPIASQRINELMPRLKAAWQASETLSNRLFQVEFLTTLAGDAMVTMCYHRPLDEAWEVAARQLAEDLGVSLIGRSKGKRLVIGRDYAVEKLDVAGRVFSYRQPEGAFTQPNGAVNQKMLSWAFEAIGEREDDLLELYCGNGNFTLPLATRVRQVLATEISKTSVNAALSNLDENAVDNVRLVRLSAEELTQALNDVRPFRRLEGIDLKSYEFGTVFVDPPRAGMDPDTCELTRRFERILYISCNPETLAANIAQLQDTHRIERCALFDQFPYTHHMESGVLLVRR, encoded by the coding sequence ATGAGTGCTGTCTTCGATCCCTCCGCCTACGACACCCAGCTCGAGGGCAAAGTCGCCCGCCTGCGCGAGTTGCTGGCGCCCTTTGGCGCGCCGGAACCGGCCGTTTTCGACTCGCCGCGCGAGCACTACCGCCTGCGCGCCGAGTTCCGCCTGTGGCGTGAAGACGGCCAGCGCCACTATGCGATGTTTGCCCCGGGCGATAAGCACAAGGCGATCCTGATCGACGATTTCCCCATCGCCAGCCAGCGCATCAACGAGTTGATGCCGCGCCTGAAAGCCGCCTGGCAGGCTAGCGAAACGCTGAGCAACCGCCTGTTCCAGGTGGAGTTCCTCACCACCTTGGCCGGCGATGCCATGGTCACGATGTGCTACCACCGCCCGCTGGACGAAGCCTGGGAAGTGGCTGCCCGGCAGCTGGCCGAAGACCTCGGCGTGAGCCTGATCGGCCGCTCGAAGGGCAAACGCCTGGTGATCGGCCGCGACTACGCGGTGGAAAAGCTCGATGTCGCCGGCCGTGTGTTCAGCTATCGCCAGCCAGAAGGTGCGTTCACCCAGCCCAACGGCGCGGTGAACCAGAAGATGCTGAGCTGGGCCTTCGAGGCCATCGGCGAGCGTGAGGACGACCTGCTGGAGCTGTATTGCGGCAACGGCAACTTCACCCTGCCGCTGGCCACACGCGTGCGCCAGGTGCTGGCCACCGAGATCAGCAAGACCTCGGTCAATGCCGCGCTGAGCAACCTCGACGAGAACGCTGTGGATAACGTGCGGCTGGTGCGCCTGTCGGCAGAAGAACTGACCCAGGCGCTGAATGACGTGCGCCCGTTCCGTCGGCTGGAAGGGATCGACCTGAAAAGCTACGAATTCGGCACGGTGTTCGTCGACCCGCCGCGTGCCGGCATGGACCCGGACACCTGCGAGCTGACCCGGCGTTTCGAGCGGATCCTGTACATCTCGTGCAATCCGGAGACGCTAGCGGCGAACATTGCCCAGTTGCAGGACACGCACCGCATCGAGCGTTGTGCGTTGTTCGACCAGTTCCCCTACACCCACCACATGGAAAGTGGCGTCCTGTTGGTTCGGCGCTGA
- a CDS encoding NCS2 family permease, translated as MLERLFQLKAHNTNVRTEILAGVTTFLAMAYILFVNPSILGETGMDKGAIFVATCLAAAIGSTTMGLIANYPIALAPGMGLNAFFTYTVVLHMGHTWQVALGAVFLSAVMFFLLSIFRIREWIVNSIPLPLRSAIAAGIGLFLAFIALHNAGIVVDNPATLVGLGDLKQPAPILATLGFFLIVGLESLKVRGAVLIGILAVTIASIVMGVTPFGGVVSMPPSLAPTFLQLDIKGALDVGLVSVIFAFLFVDLFDNSGTLIGVAKRAGLMGKDGHMPKMGRALIADSTAAMAGSLLGTSTTTSYIESAAGVSAGGRTGLTAIVVAILFLLALFFAPLAGSVPAFATAPALLFVAVLMASGLAEINWDDVTEAAPVVVTALAMPLTYSIANGIAFGFISWTAVKLISGRHRDLNPALVILSILFVIKLGWFNA; from the coding sequence ATGCTGGAAAGGCTGTTTCAACTAAAAGCACACAACACCAATGTGCGCACCGAGATTCTTGCGGGCGTCACCACCTTCCTGGCCATGGCCTACATCCTGTTCGTCAACCCGAGCATTCTCGGCGAGACCGGCATGGACAAAGGCGCGATCTTCGTCGCCACCTGCCTGGCCGCCGCCATCGGTTCGACCACCATGGGTCTGATCGCCAACTACCCGATCGCCCTGGCGCCGGGCATGGGCCTGAACGCGTTCTTCACCTATACAGTGGTCCTGCACATGGGCCACACCTGGCAGGTGGCACTGGGCGCGGTGTTCCTCTCGGCGGTGATGTTCTTCCTGCTGTCGATCTTCCGCATCCGCGAATGGATCGTGAACAGTATCCCGCTGCCACTGCGTTCGGCGATTGCTGCTGGCATCGGCCTGTTCCTGGCGTTCATCGCCCTGCATAATGCCGGCATCGTCGTCGATAACCCGGCAACCCTGGTTGGCCTGGGCGACCTCAAGCAGCCGGCACCGATCCTCGCTACCCTGGGCTTCTTCCTGATCGTCGGCCTCGAGTCGCTGAAGGTGCGAGGCGCGGTGCTGATCGGCATCCTCGCCGTGACCATCGCCTCGATCGTGATGGGCGTGACCCCGTTCGGTGGCGTGGTATCCATGCCGCCTTCGCTGGCACCGACCTTCCTGCAGCTGGACATCAAGGGCGCACTCGACGTGGGCCTGGTCAGCGTGATCTTCGCCTTCCTGTTCGTCGACCTGTTCGACAACTCCGGCACCCTGATCGGTGTGGCCAAGCGCGCCGGCCTGATGGGCAAGGATGGCCACATGCCAAAGATGGGCCGCGCCCTGATCGCCGACAGCACCGCAGCCATGGCCGGGTCCCTGCTGGGCACCTCGACCACCACCAGCTACATCGAATCCGCTGCTGGCGTGAGCGCCGGGGGCCGCACCGGCCTGACCGCCATCGTGGTCGCCATCCTGTTCCTGCTGGCGCTGTTCTTTGCCCCGCTGGCCGGTAGCGTGCCAGCCTTCGCCACCGCCCCGGCGCTGCTGTTCGTTGCCGTGCTGATGGCTTCGGGCCTGGCGGAAATCAACTGGGACGACGTTACCGAAGCCGCCCCGGTGGTGGTGACCGCCCTGGCCATGCCGCTGACTTACTCGATCGCCAACGGCATTGCCTTCGGCTTCATCTCCTGGACCGCCGTCAAGCTGATCTCTGGCCGCCACCGCGACCTGAACCCGGCCCTGGTGATCCTTTCCATCCTGTTCGTCATCAAGCTGGGCTGGTTCAACGCATGA
- a CDS encoding MFS transporter → MSDSAPQLLRHHRPFIAFWLARVFTASGFQMLTVAIGWHLYQLTGNVLDLGLVGLVEFAPRVLFMLHTGHVADRYDRRKVAALCQTLQGLIALALAVGSATDNVSRELIFVLAFLLGATRSFEMPATQALLPNVVPAGLFPRAVAASASATQAATIVAPAVGGFLYAFGSIWVYGPTVALYAIACLLMLSLDSRQQVPQRGRASIESLMAGIRFIRSRPDILGAISLDLFAVLLGGATALLPVFAKDILLTGPWGLGLLRSAPAVGALLMSLWLARFPVERKVGRTMFTAVGLFGVATIAFGLSTSFWFSLAVLVVLGAADMISMVIRGAFVQLETPDEMRGRVSAVNGLFIGASNQLGEFESGVTAHWFGTVPAVVMGGVGTLVVTGVWIKLFPTLAKRDRLHNE, encoded by the coding sequence ATGTCCGATTCCGCACCGCAGTTGTTGCGTCATCACCGCCCGTTCATCGCTTTCTGGCTGGCCCGGGTGTTCACCGCCAGCGGCTTCCAGATGCTCACCGTGGCCATTGGCTGGCACCTCTACCAGCTGACCGGCAATGTGCTCGACCTGGGCCTGGTGGGCCTGGTCGAATTCGCCCCACGGGTGTTGTTCATGCTGCACACCGGGCACGTCGCCGACCGCTATGACCGACGCAAGGTCGCGGCGCTGTGCCAGACCTTGCAGGGGTTGATCGCCCTGGCGCTGGCCGTGGGCAGCGCCACCGACAACGTCAGCCGCGAACTGATTTTCGTCCTGGCCTTCCTGCTCGGTGCCACCCGCTCGTTCGAAATGCCAGCGACCCAGGCGCTGCTACCCAACGTGGTGCCTGCCGGGCTGTTCCCGCGAGCGGTGGCCGCTTCGGCCTCGGCGACCCAGGCCGCCACCATCGTCGCCCCGGCCGTGGGCGGCTTCCTGTACGCATTTGGCAGCATCTGGGTGTACGGCCCGACCGTCGCACTGTACGCCATCGCCTGCCTGCTGATGCTCAGCCTCGACTCGCGCCAGCAGGTGCCTCAGCGTGGCCGCGCCAGTATCGAATCGCTGATGGCCGGGATCCGCTTTATCCGCAGCCGCCCCGACATTCTCGGGGCCATCTCGCTGGACCTGTTCGCCGTGCTGCTCGGTGGCGCGACCGCCTTGCTGCCGGTGTTTGCCAAGGACATCCTGCTTACCGGCCCATGGGGCCTGGGCCTGCTGCGCTCGGCGCCGGCGGTGGGGGCACTGCTGATGTCGCTGTGGCTGGCGCGCTTCCCGGTGGAGCGCAAGGTCGGCCGCACCATGTTCACCGCCGTCGGGCTGTTCGGCGTGGCGACCATCGCCTTTGGCCTGTCGACCTCGTTCTGGTTCTCGCTGGCGGTGCTGGTGGTGCTGGGCGCGGCGGACATGATCAGCATGGTCATCCGCGGCGCCTTCGTGCAGCTGGAGACGCCGGATGAGATGCGTGGGCGGGTGAGCGCGGTCAACGGGTTGTTCATCGGCGCTTCGAACCAGCTGGGTGAGTTCGAGTCCGGGGTGACGGCGCACTGGTTCGGCACGGTGCCGGCGGTGGTGATGGGTGGGGTCGGCACGCTGGTGGTGACCGGGGTGTGGATAAAGTTGTTCCCGACATTGGCCAAGCGAGACCGGTTGCACAACGAATAA
- a CDS encoding cytochrome ubiquinol oxidase subunit I: MFGIEALELARMQFAFTVSFHILFPAITIGLASYLAVLEGLWLRTHNQVYRDLYHFWSKIFAVNFGMGVVSGLVMAYQFGTNWSRFSDFAGAVTGPLLTYEVLTAFFLEAGFLGVMLFGWNRVGRGLHFFSTVMVALGTLVSTFWILASNSWMQTPQGHEIIDGRVVPVDWLAVVFNPSFPYRLMHMATAAFVSTAFFVGASAAWHLLRGRDNPAVRKMLSMAMWMALIVAPIQAVIGDFHGLNTLKHQPVKIAAIEGHWENVPGEPTPLILFGIPDMKAETTRFKIEIPALGSLILTHSLDKQVPAMKEFPPEDRPNSTIVFWSFRIMVGLGFLMIFVGLWSLWLRKRGTLYTSRPFLYVALWMGPSGLVALLAGWFTTEIGRQPWVVYGLMRTADGVSNHSYAQLGFTLVAFVVVYFALFGTGLGYMMRLVRKGPQTGEGDEHNPGGPGTTRTPARPLSAADDGREAESASLSKGN, encoded by the coding sequence ATGTTCGGAATAGAGGCCTTAGAGCTCGCCCGAATGCAGTTTGCCTTTACCGTGTCGTTCCACATCCTGTTCCCGGCCATCACCATCGGCCTGGCGAGCTACCTGGCAGTCCTCGAAGGCCTCTGGCTGCGGACCCACAACCAGGTCTACCGTGACCTCTACCACTTCTGGTCGAAGATCTTCGCCGTCAACTTTGGCATGGGCGTGGTCTCCGGCCTGGTCATGGCCTACCAGTTCGGTACCAACTGGAGCCGGTTCTCCGACTTCGCCGGTGCCGTCACCGGCCCATTGCTGACGTATGAAGTGCTGACCGCCTTCTTCCTTGAGGCGGGCTTCCTTGGCGTCATGCTGTTTGGCTGGAACCGTGTCGGCCGTGGTCTGCACTTCTTTTCCACGGTGATGGTCGCGCTCGGCACCCTGGTCTCGACCTTCTGGATTCTGGCCTCCAACAGCTGGATGCAAACCCCCCAAGGCCACGAGATCATCGATGGCCGGGTGGTGCCAGTGGACTGGCTGGCGGTGGTATTCAACCCATCGTTCCCCTATCGCCTGATGCACATGGCCACCGCCGCGTTCGTTTCCACGGCCTTCTTCGTCGGTGCTTCGGCGGCCTGGCACCTGCTGCGCGGGCGTGACAACCCGGCGGTGCGCAAGATGTTGTCGATGGCCATGTGGATGGCCCTCATCGTCGCGCCGATCCAGGCGGTGATCGGTGACTTCCACGGCCTCAACACGCTCAAGCACCAACCGGTGAAGATCGCCGCGATCGAAGGCCACTGGGAGAACGTGCCCGGTGAACCGACCCCGCTGATCTTGTTCGGCATCCCCGACATGAAGGCCGAAACCACCCGCTTCAAGATCGAGATACCGGCGCTCGGCAGCCTGATCCTGACCCACAGCCTGGACAAACAGGTGCCGGCGATGAAGGAGTTCCCGCCTGAAGACCGGCCCAACTCGACCATCGTGTTCTGGTCGTTCCGGATTATGGTCGGGCTCGGCTTCCTGATGATCTTCGTCGGCCTGTGGAGCCTGTGGTTGCGCAAGCGCGGCACACTCTACACCTCGCGGCCGTTCCTGTATGTGGCCCTGTGGATGGGCCCGTCCGGCCTGGTCGCGCTGCTCGCCGGCTGGTTCACCACCGAGATCGGCCGCCAGCCGTGGGTGGTGTATGGCCTGATGCGTACCGCCGATGGCGTGTCCAACCACAGTTATGCACAGCTCGGTTTCACCCTGGTGGCATTCGTGGTGGTGTACTTCGCCCTGTTCGGCACCGGCCTTGGCTACATGATGCGCCTGGTGCGCAAAGGGCCGCAGACTGGCGAGGGTGACGAGCACAACCCCGGAGGCCCTGGCACCACACGCACACCGGCGCGGCCACTGTCCGCCGCCGATGATGGCCGTGAGGCCGAGTCCGCCAGCCTGAGCAAGGGGAACTGA